atgacttctttgttGAGCGTCATTTCTTCTCAGATTTCaatccctatgactctgctcgccttCGCCACAAGCGCTTCTAGGCTGTTTCTCAGATGAACTTCTATTCAACACTATTGTTTGACAAGGAAAAAGTGTTTAACCATatgcaaattcctcatgtggatatggagtcactTCCATGTTTCACtctagtcctcagtgttcttcatgatgcagggCTACTCAACTTCTGCACAGACATCTGCGactagaatgaagagcttattcttcaattctatgtCACTTTGCATCTGACGGGCAATGTTgatgatgtgaattcatgggttctAGACTAGATAACTGAAAATACTCATCACAAAGCTCTGGCCTCTAAATTGCTTCATGCCGTCCCAGTCAGTCCACCGACTGAAGGAGCACTGAACTTATATGAAGAACCTGAATTGCAaaatcatctgatgcaagtgcagatgaagcctttgaaggctggCCAAGCTCCAAGGACAAATTTCCTCGTCAAGGATTTGTTGTATGTGCcaaggactgtctatcgcattctagcCAAAACCCTCGGTCCCATTaagggccacaactctgaagaagaagaagttgttggcatcatgaagaacttgcttttcaacatcatgcatgttattccaatcaactatcatgatttcttcatgaggactttggccaatgctgctttgtcaccttttgagttgaagccttacgctccctggatcatgaaattcatcagatcaaggacttcaatccactacaaggctgactttcagaatcatCTTAGCTATTTGCCAccacttgaagtcctcaaacggactatttcctcagctgatgagaagggcaaggctgcaattattgatgaaggcactcgtcctttggatggtcaatttcaAAAGGAAGCATCCTACTCCacaaatgatgactctgccacttatGACACTGCtacaaatgcttcaaagcaaaatcctcaggccactgctccgcgtgtgatgactgaccgtgaactgcttctaagtcttcatcagaaggtggataGAAATCACAAGTAGGTCAACCgtcagtttggtgcaattcttcaGAACATAACTGTCTCTCaaaacactgtgaagaagaatcactattATCTGCATCAATTCTTcgaccgcacctgggctattctttcGCGTATCTACACTGATGATGAACTCAAGAAGATGGACTTCCaaacaggactttgactggtctcagccaccttcgaagaaattcaagaaggtcaaagttcctcagctggtcgtcagctcatattcttcattgcGCGAGACAGACAaagctgaagatttggacgacactgcggcaggccctaccacAACGGAcaaccccaacaatgctggcgctcctccatcgacatctTGCTGATATTCTTCAGGattgttagtcctcacttttcgtccctttggtcatttgatgacaaagggggagaaatttgagttagtcttcaagcgggtctattatatgggctttttttgttaagttacaactctcgttcttctgatgtgtTTGGTTtgccgagttgtaaacttaagtcctatggtggtcCGATACTTTTGGCtactttctgcatgcttatttcctcaagtaCTTAATGCACGGATGCTAAATTtcgtcagtcaccatatttcatcatgcatttcaaattcttcattcgatatgttaaatgcgtgtatgaattacaagatatagggggagatctccatgatattaaTCTACAATGTGCATTTTCTatccaaagcaaattcctcaagtatgcacatctttagggggagttcttctatatcttgcaatcaaaatcCTCAATACTTAGCACTTTCAAtcaatatgtttatccccgttgaaaacttaatctatttgtcatcaatcgccaaaaagggggagattgtaagtgcatctagtgccccttagtgattttagtgtattgaagacttataggttaagggactaatatgtttgtgagtgtacacaggctctataagtcaatgaggagtttgatatttacgatgaaagtcgacccctaaaaatgtatgtcttcagctgaagactttggttctcctgaagattttgaaagtgaagaaattggtgtgaccttgaagagttggatattcatgcgaggattatgaagcgtgaagacttttgttttcgtagtttcatattccctttcttgagtcataggaaacaccgtactgttaaagggggttgaggtaatactaaggaaaccgatttccaagtgatgctcatctcaaaatcctacacctacccaatcctttcgagtgaagccattgaaaatctcatgtcagttcagtcaatttcttcagtgacagatacaaagatcttctagtctctgaggaatttgttctgactgagagttaggaattcgccagtgtaaattgtctacacagtgaggaacatgatagccctggggAATTTGAACCCCATATTTCCGATCGTTGTTGTTCTATGCGCCGGCTATCCAaactatctacccacctaacgttcatatcattgaagggtatttatgtcttatcatgtcgggctgttccctaggctataaatagctgccccccacaaccactagctggttggctgctccgagagaaaatgACACTTGTCAttcagagcatcccatcctccgaggactttcagcaaaaatcatcaagtgaggaaaacccaaaacccaaacccaaacacctacaaacccaaagtgattgagcatcactgaagagattgttcctgtgtggaaccgatgcttgttacctttgaggactgcgtATCCTCCAAacgattaggcgtcatggtctgagcatccaagaggaattgtggatcgccgagtgaccaagtctatgaaggtttggaagtcacctgaagacttaccacgagtgttgggtgaggtctgtgtgactttagctcaaggagaatacggtgaggactgtgtgttcggGACAGTGTGtcatcgagtttaaatactcagccgctccaaccagacgtacaactgtcacagcagttggaactggtctaccaaatcattgtcgtcaccaagctaactggttctatttcctcaaccctttcatttcctcattcatgtgttgatggacctgatcattactgtttgaagactttgactgaagattttctctAATTCATCAttcctaattcttcagtcacatagtcttcagcctgctATCCTGTTATCACGttatctgtactctgtgcttgttttcatttcatcatgatgactatgttgttgctctgttatgcttatacctgagtacttattccgctgctagtgtgtcgttgcttaggaatttcttcacctagaaattccttagTGACGAATTTGTTAAAATCGCGTATTCAACCCCCTCtaatcgatataacacactttcagtttTGTACATCATCAACCTCAAAAAATTCCTCTTCGAAAAAAGAGTCACAAAGAGAACCTACCACTGGTTTGATGATTAGGATAGGTCTGACGTTGCATGGACGCATAATCAGTTAGTTTGATAAGTCATCTGGCCAGCCGTCTGATCTACCCCGATCTGAACATGCCTAGCCATCGGATGGGTCAGTTCAACAGACACGCAAGAGACAAACTTTGCTTTGTTTCTACCTACCACGCCAATGCAGTGCATGGAACAGACACTTTTCTTTATTCTCCCCATCCCGCATGACCGGCGAACAACTGACGTCTTCATAGCACCGACGACACGCCTAGAACATCGGTGACAGGTTCAAGCACATGAGGTCTTGCTTGGAAACATGCACGGTGCAACAACGCTCAACTATGCCAGCGCATGAGGAGCGGCCTTGTATCGGTGCAACAACAGCCTCAAATAGGAGGTCTCCGGTATCTGAGAGATGCAATAGTGATCCTAGTACCGTGCATCGCATTCTACGTACGTAAATTAAATAGGCTCAACCTATCTTTCACTAGGTGTGACATATGGTCCAAAATCGCACAAGCCTTACGTTGTAGAGCGGCCTACTTTGTTGCTAAATTTCGTTCTTTCGTTTTCCCTTCCAATTTTGCACCCAGTGTTATCGTGAAAAAACATGTTGCCAGATTTTTGGATAGGTTTAAAATATATGTATACAAGAACTAAATAATGTCAGCAATTTTAATAATGTGCATGAATGTTTTAAAACATCCAAATAAATTTAAAATCTTCAaaatattaaaaaatgatgaaGAATTTTCGAAACATATACTCAATCTTTCCATAAAAAGTTCTAGTTTTTATAGGATTATCTAGAGCATCAAAAGAGTTAGGGCTTTTGGATATACCTTCCATATCCCTTTTCTTCATCACACCTGCAGCCTTGTCGTCCACCCTCTCCAGTTTGCTCTGCACATTATGAAGGCTAAAGCGTAGATTTTCCTCAGTAACCAGAGGAGGGGTGGGAATCACCTCAACTCCCATGTTTTCTTCAGGCGACTCCACTCTGTAGTCATTGTTGCCAGCCAAAACATGCTCATCATATTCAGTTATCTCCATCAACTGTGGAGATGATTTCACAACATCAGAATAGGTCTTTTTCCCACTTCTGTAAACCAAGCAATGTTCCGTTTTTTTATCATCACTAAGGGACTTACTTTTTCCTCATCAGATCTCTGATCTCGGGCCATGGTCTCAATAAGAAGAGTAGTATGCAGCGAGTCATCCGACTCCATGCTTTCTTGTGATTCCCGAATGGGGTCCCGCTTCTCTCCTTGGGGAATGGGGGATAAATTCCTCCCAAGCCCAGTAGAGGAGCTGCCCAACTTAGCTTCGGAAGCCACCTATGTTGTTGCATTTTTTGTTGCATTCTCATCAGGATTCTGTGAAGCCCTAACAGTGTGTTTCTCCCTATCAGGAGCCCTCACCAGAATCTGTTCAACTTCATAAAAAAAGTATACATAACCCCCTAAAGTATCACGTTTCGGTCACATCACCCCCTCAACTCTAAAACCAGACTCTTAATCCCCTGAAGTTTCTAAAACCGGACAAAACACCCCCAGACCATCTTAAGCTGTTTCCACAGGTGGTTTTGCTGACGTGGACACCTGGCTCCGCCTATATACCATACATGTACGTGTTCGGTGCCTTCTATGTCCCGAGGGAGGACCTATCTAGCGTCTCCTTGAATCCTTGTCCACCGTCGGGCCGGCGCTGGGGCGCCTGTAGCAGCAGCTCACTGTAGATGACGTGGTGCCCTTGGAAGCTTCATGCATGCGTAGTGGTGTGCTTCGCCACAAGCGCCGTGCAGACGGAGCAGTGTCTCGGCGCACTGCAGTCAGGCCTCGTCGATCTTGTCGGATACGATGAAGAGTAGAACGTTCTTGCGTAGTAAATGGGTGCGGCATTGTGTGACCCCGTCTCGTGGATGACGCCGACGACATGGCACCGGTTCAGCCCGACGTAGGTCGTGAACTGGTGATCACCATCTTGGGCTCACACCCCGACTCCACGGGGGCGAGGTTCACGAGGTTGCCCGCATCGACGGACGATGCCGTGCTGGTGGCCGCTGTTGGCATAGGCCCAACTCATCGCATAAGTTTCGACTAGTGTGGCTGAAGGTCGCCGTGGTGCACCTCGCCCCCGACCGCGCGCCAGTTTATACCGCCATCAACGAATTGTCCAAACGCAAGCCCCCGCCCTCGCCGCTCTCGTAGATGGCAATCCCCCTCGCCGGTGAAGAAGCGGCCAGCATCACCAGGAGCCACTCGTCGAGGATTACTAACTACCACTTGCTTCTGCAACCAGTTCCTGCACCAGGGCTCCGCGAGGGCGCGTACTCTCGAGGTCGGCCCTTGGCCGGTGAGCCGAACAACTCCACGGCACCCTGTGTCGCGTCCACGGCCGCGCATAGCCATTGACTGGTCTTTGACTGCCGGATAGACAATACCGCCCACGGAAACCGCTTAAAACAGGCTTAGGGGGTGTTTTGTCCGGTTTTAGAAACTTCAGGGGATTAAGAATATGGTTTTAGAGGTGAGGGGGTGATGTGGCTGAAACGTGATACTTTAGGGGGTTATGTATACTTTTTTCAAATGTCCCCCAAGGACTGCCTCAGCAATGATGGGTATCTCATCAACATTGCGGCATCCCATTCTAACACGAACAGAACTGGGGCGATGTaacgtagcaacatcaatctccaaAGGAACACCAACCAAAGAAGTGACATAAGTCAAGTTTCTTTCGCTCCTTTTATCCAGGGGAACATTACTAACTTTAACCCAAGCAGTTTCCATCACTCCTTTCGATCCCACAGCAAACGACCACTGCGTGGCGTGGATCACAAGACCACTCTTCTTAAGAGTGACTCTACCCACATAAAAAACTTGGGCCACCGCTCTAGGATTAGGAAATCTCACCACAAACACCCTTAGGCCAATCGCATGAGCAGAGCATCGCCAGCCCGTGGCCAAGTAATCACTAAGATCAAGTTCAATCTTACGAGTGGGTGTCTCCCCTCAATGATAGTAACTACAATGCTATTTGATGTCTCTTTCATCTGAGTAGCAATGCCAGAATCATGTATGTAACAGAATCCCTGCCCTTTAGATTGGAAGGCACACATGGGGGCAATGCACTCCCAAGGAAGGAATTCCACACAAACAAAAGCTAGATGACCAAGTTTATTGCATCTCTCGCAAAAGGCTTGTGGACAATGAGCAGGAGGATGTTCAGGAGACTTGCAAATAGGGCATGGGTCTGGGTTTTTGGAAGGGGGCACCTGATTTTGCTTTCCATGAGGACGTTGTTGTTGTGTAGAAGCTTGCTGGCCGGTGCCAGCACCCCCCGATGATGCCTAGTTCTTCTGCACCCAGGTCCCTCCCTCCTGGATCTCGTGGTGCTTCTGCATCACCGCCTCATCCCACCGAGATGTGCCCCTAGAGGCAGAAGCCACATTGGATGAGGCAGAGTTGGTGTGGTCGCCATCAAGGTCGCGCTTCCATGAAAACTTGCTTCGTTCCCCTCTGCGGCCGTTGCCATGGCCAGGATTCCGGCCCATCCCTCGACCCGCCTGGTCCGCTCGGTTCCCATCGCGCCACTCCTCACTGTAGCCGCAtcccccctccgccgccatggaaggGAAGGCAGCTACAGCAACGAATGGCCGAGGATCTCCGCCTACCTTCCCTCTCCACAACCCAAACAACTCCGACGATCTCGATCTAGGGTTTCTCGCCGCTGCCTAGAAGTGGGAAAAGGAAGACTCTAGGTCAAGCATGGGGCGTGGGAGGGGTTTTATACCAGCTATGTGGTGCTGGTGTGGTGAATTGAGGACCGGATCCCCCCCCCACGTGGCACGCATCCACCATTGGTGGGTGGTTGGTGGACCTCGGGCCTGCCTCACATCATGTCGACCCACCTTCCTGGTGCCCCGCGCCGCCCCCGTGTACCGCCCCTCCGTGCAACGCAGCATAGGATCTCGTGGGACTTTGATTCGTCGCCGGCAGTCAGTCACATACCTTAGCAAAATGGCACGGGAATGAGATCACATCACCGATGTCGATGGACTCTGCCGTGCACAGGAAACGTGCGTCCACCATGATCCCCCGCGAGTCTATGAGAACCAGACAGAGGGCGCCTCGGCGTAGCAGGAGCATGCCGTCGTCGAACGTGAGCTACGCGCCATGAGATCAGGGGCGAAGGACACCCGCCATCGCACGTCTGCGTCGCCGCTAGCGGTGCTGCTTGACTCGCACGCCATTTGGCTTATCAAGGTGTCACATGCTTTGTTCATTTACCGAAGATGGATTCAAAAGTGCACCGAGGGGAAAAATAAAAGGCCAATGAGATGCATGACAGGCAAAACAAGCATGAGACATGCATGACCCATCCTCATATAAGTACCATTTGTTGTTCTATTTttcaatttttattttgagcataGGAGATTGAAGGAAACCAAATCACAATCACATCTCAGGATGGAGAGACTAGCCGCTTATACCTATGCCTCAATGTATTCATGCTTAGATCAACGATCATATCAACCTAGCTATGTTTGAATGTCAAATCACATCAAGATTGAGGACACCGGCAAGAGAAACTAACTGTGTCAAAATATATCAAGGAAAGGAAGATTATTCAGTTTAGTCCTTCCAGTGGCTTATACATCTATGTGGAAAACTTGAAGTCTCAAAAATATACTTAGATTTGAGAACCGACATGGAGCTTCTGTAATAGATTTGCCTTGTGAGTTGTGACCTGCCACCATATTATCTTGGTGTATCAGGGCTAATCCTAGGCATCAATGTTGTACTCAATGCTTCAACCGATGGGTTCTACAGTGGTTATGATTTGTGAGCCTTTTTGGGAAACAATTGAGGATTGATTTTAGAACAAACCGATTAGGTCTTCTGCTCGGCTACGTAACGTTCATTTATCAAATATTGTGCAATGTTTTGAATCCATCCTCGAGTATTTATCAAGTACTATCTGTTGGgttatgtagcagaaattcaaaattttcctacgtgtcaccaagatatatctatggagaaaccagcaacgaggggaaggagagtgcatctacatacccttgtagatcgctaagcggaagcgttcaagagaacggggttgaaggagtcgtactcgtcgtgatccaaatcaccggagatcctagtgccgaacggacgtcacctccgcgttcaacacacgtgcagcccggtgacgtctcccatgccttgatccagcaaggagagagggagaggttggggaagactccatccagcagcagcataacggcgtggtggtgatggaggagcgtggtaatccagcagggcttcgccaagcaccgcgagatatgaggagaaagagaggtagggttgcgccaacaggagaagaacttcatgtgttgggctgctcctttgcctccactatatatagggggagagggggctgcgcccccacctaggtttccacccctaggggcggcggccagcccaagatcccatctggggggggcggccaaaggggggagaggggaaacttgccccccaagttaggtgggtgcgccccctccccaaaccctaggcgccttgggaccttgtgggggggcgcaccagcccacctggggctggtcccctcccacacttgtcccatgctgccctctggggatggttgccccacttggtggacccccgggaccctcccggtggtcccggtacgttaccgataaaacccgaaacctttccggtgaccgaaacaggacttcccatatataaatctttacctccggaccattctggaactcctcgtgacatacgggatctcatccgggactccgaacaacattcggtaaccacatacaaagttcctttataaccctagcgtcatcgaaccttaagtgtgtagaccctacgggttcgggaaccatgcagacatgaccgagacgttctccggtcaataaccaacagctggatctggatacccatgttggctcccacatgttccacgatgatctcatcggatgaaccacgatgtcaaggactcaatcaatcccgtatacaattccctttgtctagcggtattgtacttgcccgagattcgatcgtcggtatcccaataccttgttcaatctcgttaccggcaagtctctttactcgttccgtaacacatcatcctgtgatcaactctttgatcacattgtgcacattgtgatgatgtcctaccgagtgggcctagagatacctctccgtcacacggagtgacaaatcccagtctcgattcgtgccaacccaacagatactttcagagatacctgtagtgcacctttatagccacccaattacattgtgacgtttggtacacccaaagcattcctacggtatccgggagttacacaatctcatggtctaaggaaatgatacttgacattagaaaagctttagcatatgaactacacaatctttgtgctaggcttaggattgggtcttgtccatcacatcattctcctaatgatgtgatcccgttatcaacgacatccaatgtccatggtcaggaaaccgtaaccttctattgatcaacgagctagtcaactagaggcttactagggacatggtgttgtctatgtacccacacatgtatctgagtttcctatcaatacaattatagcatggataataaacgattatcatgaacaaggaaatataatactccctccgtcccagttCGCAAGGAAAAATCCCAAAAACTATTTGTCCCAAAATCTTCCACCCCCTAGGCATAGTTGTATTCATTTTGGCACTAGTAGTCCATCAATGTTTGCATGCAAAAGCTGGCCCACTCCTCTTTCACCGTGGGAAACCACTCCACTAAATCTGCATGCACCACAACACTTACTCCTCTTCCCACGCTGCATGGAGAAATGCTACACATACGGATGTTTACTTAAGTTTATAGACTGATTATTGAGTTGGCATGTTTTAATTGGATTAAGGGTGAGCGCCAGGCCCCACCCGGTGAAAATCAGGGGGGCGGTGAAGAGTAGTTAAGGAAGGGTCTGTAGCCGTCATGTAACTCTCCGTACGTATAGCATTTTTGCGCTGCATGCACCACAATTCTAATGCGTGTTGGAgtacttcctctcatcttcctcttccACAATGCAGTGTGAAACAGTTACTGTTTGCATGCCGAAACTTGTATAAAATGGCAACGCATGTTCCTCCTCTTCCCACACATTCAGTTCATTGCCTCATATCCCCCCAACTATCATGGAcgtggagggcatggaggaggtctGTGCCAAGGTGGGGAAGGTAGATGCTGAGGTAGAGGAGGCAGATGCCGAGGTGGAGGAGGCAGATGGCGAGGTGGAAGTCACACAAGGCGAggtggaagaacttgaggatgaatTTGAGAGGATTTACACAACCATTCAAGATCTTTTTCAGAAAGTAGATCGTGGAATGAATGTCGGAGCTGGTGATTCAAGGTTCTCGGCTAGGGCAAGGTACATTCGCAACACCAATCTTGCGATTGGACGGAGGACTACGTTGGAATCTTCATGTGATGGATGCTTGTTCCCGGCAATGTGTCGTAACTGTGGCGTTCGAGGTGATTCTTCGATATTCCGTTGTCTAGCTTGCTCCTTGCTGGTGCCAATGGACGTGGTACCTTGTGATGTGTGTGGAAATCCACTTCTCTGTGACGACTACTGGTGCAAGGACTGTGCGACGATTGTCGGAGTAGGTGAAGATGGTGTGTGTTCTCGTTGCGGTCGCAACACCACTGCAGTTGCCGAAGATGAGAATGCATTTGTGGCTGACaccgagatgaattagggtttatgTTGAGGAAGAAATAGCCATGTCTCTTGATGTGTGAAGATGGTGTGTGTTTTATGAATCATGATCTTGTTGCAGTggaatttattttcgaattaatctTGATGTGAATCATGGAATGAATATTGCAGTTGTTATTTGTGATCTATAGATTGTGAGGATATTGCAGTGGTTATTTCCGTTTAGATTGTGAGTATGGAGTACTGAAAATACTTGTCTCACGTACTCATCTAAAATGACCACAACATTTGTACACCATGCTTTGAGAATGTGCAGTCATGGGCGGGCATTGTATAGTGAGCACGACCAATTCTTGTGATCACATGAGTTTTGTTGCTGCGATTAAACAACAAAGTACAATTGTTCCAGTGATAAACTAAAACACTCATTCCTCCTAAGGTGAGTTCAAATACTCAATGGCAACGTCAACATAATCTTTATCAACCGTCAGACGGACTGACAGTAGACCTAGCCTCTCTAATGTTTTTTTCTTCATGTGAGGTGTATCATAGTGCATCGACCCCTTGTGCTTAATAATTTCCCTCATACAAGCTTGATCAAGTATGTTACAGTCAGGTGAATTTGGTGGTTGATTTACAATTCTGATATCCCAACCTCCCTTTGCCGCTTCCATTGCAAAAATGGGATCATTTGCTAAAACATGAGTTCTTGCATTGTCTTGCTGAATGTACACGGTGTTCCATCTATCACTCCCAGGCCATTTTTCCTTTATAGCAGGCAGTACATACTGCACAATGTACTCCCTACTTTTGTTCCTGTCCACCGAAGATGAAGGCTTGAGCTCCCATTCTCCTCTCCCTCTACATTGAAAGAAAAAAATATGTTACTTTAGCAAACAAATTTCACACTTGATGTAGATCATGCTTAAAAAAACATCATGGTAGTTTACCTGTTAGCACTCTTCTTTTGAGCTTGCACCCAATCAACAAATGCCCACACACCTATTTTTCCATCAAACACACAATTTCCTTGAGAATCATACCTTGGCCTTGCCATAGCCGACAAGAACATGATCTGCTGGATGTGGTTTTTATGTTTGCATTCTCTTTTTGGTGCTTCCTCTCTATGACTCAAGTACATTTTCTGTGTCTTCCTTGTGCGGTAGAAGATCTTCTCGTCCAAATGAACCTTGTTAAAACTAGCTTTAAAAGTGGGATTGTCCTCCAATGAACTTGGCTCCAAATTCTCAAGGCAATACGCCACACGTGCCTTCTTGTTGGCTTCAGTTAATGAAGATTTCAGTTCATTTGAAACTCGTCTCATTACCTTCTCCTTCAACCTAGACAGAAACAAGAaaagttgatcatgatttcggtcaTCATCGAAATGTAAGAACTAATGCTTTTTTTCATACCTACGGTGAATTGTGCTTTTGGACATGTTAAGTCCAGCAGCAACTTGTCGAATTGTGGTCCTCTCACCAGGTGGAATGGCTTATAATGCCTCAATATCCAAACTCATTTTCTTCCTTCCCGTTTTTAACTTCAAATTGTTCTTGATAGAGTTAACGCCACCTCCTGTCTTcgtttctttccaaatcctactcgCACACCTCCGAGAACAATTTCCATCACGTACAACAGAATCCAAAACCCCATTCTTTAACC
Above is a window of Triticum dicoccoides isolate Atlit2015 ecotype Zavitan chromosome 5B, WEW_v2.0, whole genome shotgun sequence DNA encoding:
- the LOC119305939 gene encoding uncharacterized protein LOC119305939, translated to MSKSTIHRRLKEKVMRRVSNELKSSLTEANKKARVAYCLENLEPSSLEDNPTFKASFNKVHLDEKIFYRTRKTQKMYLSHREEAPKRECKHKNHIQQIMFLSAMARPRYDSQGNCVFDGKIGVWAFVDWVQAQKKSANRGRGEWELKPSSSVDRNKSREYIVQYVLPAIKEKWPGSDRWNTVYIQQDNARTHVLANDPIFAMEAAKGGWDIRIVNQPPNSPDCNILDQACMREIIKHKGSMHYDTPHMKKKTLERLGLLSVRLTVDKDYVDVAIEYLNSP